The nucleotide window TCGGAAATCACAGTTCGCGCCGCGTCCTGAGTTCGGGGACGGCCGCCCGCGGGTGAAGTGCCCGACGGCCACCGAGGGGTTACTGTCCGGCGGTGGATCTTGCGGGTGGACGGGAACGCACTGACGCCGAGCTGCTGAGAGCCTTTGTCGCCGGTGACGGATTGGCCTTCGAGCAGCTGTTCCGCCGTCATCGGCGGCAGCTGTACCGGCTGGCCCGGCTAACCAGCCAAACCCCAGAAGACGCCGAGGACGCGCTGCAAGAGGCCATGCTGTCCGCGCACCGCGGTGCCGCCTCGTTTCGGTATGACGCCGCGGTCAGTAGTTGGTTACACCGCATCGTCGTCAATGCCTGCCTGGACCGGTTGCGTCGCGCCAAGTCGCGGCCGACCACCGCGCTCGAAGATGTGTATTCGGTTCCCGACCAAACGGCTCAGGTGGAGACGGCGATGGTGGTACAGCGAGCATTGATGCGGCTTCCGGTAGAGCAACGGGCCGCGGTGGTCGCCGTCGATATGCAGGGGTATTCGATCGCCGACACCGCGCGGATGCTGGGGGTGGCAGCGGGCACCGTCAAGAGTCGCTGCGCTCGTGGGCGGTCCCGTCTGGTGCGCCTGCTGGGTTACCTGGACGC belongs to Mycobacterium basiliense and includes:
- the sigM gene encoding RNA polymerase sigma factor SigM; translated protein: MDLAGGRERTDAELLRAFVAGDGLAFEQLFRRHRRQLYRLARLTSQTPEDAEDALQEAMLSAHRGAASFRYDAAVSSWLHRIVVNACLDRLRRAKSRPTTALEDVYSVPDQTAQVETAMVVQRALMRLPVEQRAAVVAVDMQGYSIADTARMLGVAAGTVKSRCARGRSRLVRLLGYLDADATVLDTG